Within Thermus sp. CCB_US3_UF1, the genomic segment CGCGGGGCTTAGGGCCGGGGACATCCTCCTGGCCGTGGACGGAAAACCCCTTTCCACCCCCCAGGAGATCGAGCGGGTCAAGACCCCCGGGGAGCACACCCTCACCCTGCGCCGGGGGGCAGAGGAGGTGAGCCTGAGGCTGGCCTGGCGGGAAGGGATGGAGCGGCTCGGGGTGGTCTACCAGCCCGAGGTGGCTTACCGGAAGGTGGGCTTCGGGGAGGGCCTGGCCCTGGCCGCAAGCCGCACCCTGGCCTTCGGGCCCCAGATGGTCAAGGCCCTGGTGGGCGGGCTTTTCGGGGTCCTGACGGGCAACCCCAACAGCGGGGTCATGGGCCCGGTGGGCATCGTGGCGGAAACGGGCCGGGCAGCCCAGGAAGGCCTCTTCCGCCTGGTGGAGCTGGCCGCGGCCATCAACCTCTCCCTGGCCCTTTTCAACCTCCTGCCCATCCCCGCCCTGGACGGGGGGCGGATCCTCCTCCTCTTCCTCTCCCGGCTGGTGCGCATCCGCCCGGAGCAGGAGGCCATGGTCCACTACCTGGGCTTCCTCTTCCTCATCTTCCTGGTCCTCCTGGTCACCTTCCAGGACCTGCGCCGCCTCCTGGGGGGCTAGATGGAGGCCACGGTTCTCATCCCCGCTTACAACGAGGAGGCCAC encodes:
- a CDS encoding RIP metalloprotease, translated to MSLLWFLIIIGVSVFVHELGHYLAARVQGVRVKAFSVGFGPVLWRRQAWGTEWRLSAIPLGGYADIEGLLPEERGRGYDALPFPGKLLIMVAGVAMNILLAWGLLAYLFSAQGVPEATGRAVILEVLPGSVAEAAGLRAGDILLAVDGKPLSTPQEIERVKTPGEHTLTLRRGAEEVSLRLAWREGMERLGVVYQPEVAYRKVGFGEGLALAASRTLAFGPQMVKALVGGLFGVLTGNPNSGVMGPVGIVAETGRAAQEGLFRLVELAAAINLSLALFNLLPIPALDGGRILLLFLSRLVRIRPEQEAMVHYLGFLFLIFLVLLVTFQDLRRLLGG